From Solidesulfovibrio sp., one genomic window encodes:
- a CDS encoding late competence development ComFB family protein, whose protein sequence is MDYVALGLDFHSIRNRNEDRVIHLMPRVLAEFPDFRFTRTDIEDIYALTLNMLPARYVQAVTLVIDEPITDETVLLMLREAVRTVRARPNV, encoded by the coding sequence ATGGACTACGTGGCGCTCGGACTGGACTTTCATTCCATCCGCAACAGGAACGAGGACCGGGTCATCCACCTGATGCCTCGCGTGCTGGCGGAATTTCCCGATTTCCGGTTCACCCGCACGGACATCGAAGACATCTACGCGCTGACCCTCAACATGCTGCCGGCCCGTTACGTCCAGGCCGTGACGCTGGTCATCGACGAGCCCATCACCGACGAGACCGTCCTGCTCATGCTGCGCGAGGCCGTGCGCACGGTGCGCGCCCGGCCCAACGTGTAG
- the galE gene encoding UDP-glucose 4-epimerase GalE has translation MATNILVTGGAGYIGSHTCKALKAAGFTPVTFDNMVYGHDWAVKWGPLVRGDILHRGELDEVFAEYKPAAVLHFAAFAYVGESVTDPEKYYRNNVAGSLSLLSAMRRAGCRHIVFSSTCATYGAPERVPLTEDHPLRPLSPYGTSKLMIEQMLKDFGVAYGLTSTALRYFNAAGADPDGEIGEDHDPETHLIPLVVAAGLGRIPKVEIFGTDYPTPDGTAVRDYIHVTDLAEAHILALKRLLDGGTSATYNLGTGTGNSVREVIKAVEKVSGKPVPVVEGPRRAGDSPGLYADSGAIIRELGWQPRYMDLSAIVETAWNWHAGHVPGKLACKIRTPG, from the coding sequence ATGGCAACGAACATTCTCGTCACCGGCGGCGCGGGCTACATCGGTTCCCACACCTGCAAGGCCCTCAAGGCGGCGGGGTTTACCCCCGTCACCTTCGACAACATGGTCTACGGCCACGACTGGGCCGTCAAATGGGGGCCGCTGGTGCGCGGCGACATCCTCCATCGCGGCGAGCTCGACGAGGTCTTCGCTGAATACAAGCCCGCCGCCGTGCTGCATTTCGCCGCCTTCGCCTATGTGGGCGAGTCCGTGACCGATCCCGAAAAGTACTACCGCAACAACGTGGCCGGCTCGTTGTCGCTGTTATCGGCCATGCGCCGGGCCGGCTGCCGGCACATCGTCTTTTCCAGCACCTGCGCCACCTACGGCGCGCCCGAACGCGTGCCCCTGACCGAGGACCATCCGCTTCGCCCCTTGAGCCCCTACGGCACGAGCAAGTTGATGATCGAGCAGATGCTCAAGGATTTCGGCGTGGCCTACGGCCTGACCTCCACGGCCCTGCGCTACTTCAACGCCGCCGGCGCCGACCCGGACGGAGAGATCGGCGAAGACCACGACCCCGAGACGCACCTCATTCCCCTGGTCGTGGCCGCGGGCCTCGGGCGCATCCCCAAAGTGGAGATTTTCGGCACCGACTACCCGACCCCGGACGGCACGGCCGTTCGCGACTACATCCACGTGACCGACCTGGCCGAGGCCCACATCCTGGCCCTCAAGCGGCTCCTCGACGGGGGCACAAGCGCCACCTACAATCTGGGCACCGGCACGGGCAACTCCGTGCGCGAGGTCATCAAAGCCGTGGAGAAGGTCTCGGGCAAGCCCGTGCCCGTGGTCGAGGGACCGCGCCGGGCCGGCGACTCGCCGGGGCTCTACGCTGATTCCGGAGCCATCATCCGGGAGCTCGGCTGGCAGCCGCGCTACATGGACCTGTCGGCCATCGTGGAGACGGCCTGGAACTGGCACGCGGGGCACGTGCCGGGCAAATTGGCTTGCAAAATCCGCACGCCCGGGTAG
- a CDS encoding glycosyltransferase family 1 protein, producing the protein MQKRTIIVSGLAATYPLGGVAWDYIQYLHGFYRLGHDVYYLEDTGGWAYDPFNVTFVDDLTYHTKYLGDYVAALDPGLARRFCVIGPDDRHWGMSAEDLAAVVGRADVFFNISTTCQLREAYAKIPVKVLIDSDPLYTQSSFPQYLDGTATDEEKRNIENMRRHDVFFSFGENINEDFCAVPKGIVDWIPTRQPIVLDSWADAPAKPPRDVFTTVLSWQPTQKGPNVGGVQYGGKNLEFEKMLDLPRKTSATLELALGGGKPPRELLEEKGWKLRDGFSMSQTPWVYRDYIWDSLAEFSTAKNAYVATRSGWFSCRTACYLASGRPAVVQDTGYSRFMDVGEGVIAFDDEAGALAGIEAVRADWGRHAKAAKAFATRYFDSDTVLAKLLADALA; encoded by the coding sequence ATGCAAAAGCGCACGATCATCGTTTCGGGGCTGGCCGCCACCTATCCGCTGGGCGGCGTGGCCTGGGACTACATCCAGTACCTGCACGGGTTCTACCGCCTGGGCCATGACGTCTATTATCTGGAAGACACCGGCGGCTGGGCCTACGATCCCTTCAACGTCACCTTCGTCGATGACCTGACCTATCACACCAAATACCTGGGCGATTACGTCGCCGCCCTGGACCCGGGCCTGGCCAGGCGCTTTTGCGTCATCGGCCCCGATGACCGCCATTGGGGCATGTCCGCCGAGGATCTGGCCGCGGTGGTGGGGCGCGCCGACGTCTTTTTCAATATTTCCACCACCTGCCAGCTGCGCGAGGCCTACGCCAAAATCCCGGTCAAGGTCCTCATCGACTCCGACCCCCTCTACACCCAGTCGAGCTTTCCCCAGTACCTGGACGGCACGGCGACGGACGAGGAAAAGCGCAACATCGAGAACATGCGCCGCCACGACGTCTTTTTCTCCTTCGGCGAGAACATAAACGAAGACTTTTGCGCCGTGCCCAAAGGCATCGTGGACTGGATCCCCACCCGCCAGCCCATTGTCCTGGACAGCTGGGCCGATGCCCCGGCCAAGCCGCCCCGCGACGTCTTCACCACCGTGCTGTCCTGGCAGCCGACGCAAAAGGGACCCAACGTCGGCGGCGTGCAGTACGGCGGCAAGAACCTGGAATTCGAGAAGATGCTGGACCTGCCCCGGAAGACCTCGGCCACCCTGGAACTGGCCCTGGGCGGCGGCAAGCCGCCGCGCGAACTGCTGGAGGAGAAGGGCTGGAAACTGCGCGACGGCTTTTCCATGTCCCAGACGCCCTGGGTCTACCGGGACTACATCTGGGACAGCCTGGCCGAATTCTCCACGGCCAAAAACGCCTACGTGGCCACGCGCTCGGGCTGGTTTTCCTGCCGCACGGCCTGCTACCTGGCTTCCGGCCGGCCGGCCGTGGTCCAGGACACCGGCTATTCCCGCTTCATGGATGTGGGCGAGGGGGTCATCGCCTTCGACGACGAGGCCGGGGCCCTGGCCGGCATCGAGGCCGTGCGCGCCGACTGGGGGCGCCATGCCAAGGCGGCCAAGGCCTTTGCGACGCGCTATTTCGACTCCGACACGGTCCTGGCCAAGCTTTTGGCCGACGCCCTGGCGTGA
- a CDS encoding isocitrate lyase/phosphoenolpyruvate mutase family protein, which produces MKKTTRFRQLVNAPQLLMLPVAHDGLSALAIAEAGFEAMAVAGYGSSGSLLGLPDIGLLTATEMLGHYARLIARVDLPVMVDIDTGFGDVNNVIRTVREVERLGAAALFIEDQTFPKRCGHMAGKSVVPVEDYLPKLRAALWAREDPDFVIMARTDAAAVHGLAEAIRRANLYAAAGADMVFVEAVTTVEDMRTVNASVPVPSMANMIEGGRTPFLSAAQLQDVGYALAAYPCASVFTAVRALRAWAGHLKAHGTSAGFAGPDTMVDFEEYFRFIGAAAMREREKLFFEKGE; this is translated from the coding sequence GTGAAAAAGACCACGCGGTTTCGCCAACTCGTCAATGCCCCGCAGCTCCTCATGCTGCCCGTGGCCCACGACGGCCTGTCCGCCCTGGCCATCGCCGAGGCCGGTTTCGAGGCCATGGCCGTGGCCGGCTACGGCAGCTCCGGCAGCCTGCTCGGCCTGCCGGACATCGGGCTCCTCACGGCCACGGAAATGCTCGGCCACTACGCCCGCCTCATCGCCCGGGTGGACCTCCCGGTCATGGTCGACATCGACACCGGCTTCGGCGACGTCAACAACGTCATCCGCACCGTGCGCGAAGTCGAACGCCTGGGCGCGGCCGCGCTTTTCATCGAGGACCAGACCTTCCCCAAGCGTTGCGGCCACATGGCCGGCAAGTCCGTCGTGCCCGTCGAGGACTACCTGCCCAAGCTCAGGGCCGCGCTCTGGGCCCGGGAAGACCCCGATTTCGTCATCATGGCCCGCACCGACGCCGCCGCCGTCCATGGCCTTGCCGAGGCCATCCGCCGGGCCAACCTCTACGCCGCCGCCGGCGCGGACATGGTCTTCGTCGAAGCCGTGACCACCGTGGAGGACATGCGCACGGTCAATGCCTCGGTGCCCGTACCCAGCATGGCCAACATGATCGAGGGCGGGCGCACGCCCTTTCTGAGCGCCGCGCAGCTTCAGGACGTCGGCTACGCCCTGGCCGCCTACCCCTGCGCCTCGGTCTTTACCGCCGTGCGGGCCTTGCGGGCCTGGGCCGGACACCTTAAAGCCCATGGCACCAGCGCCGGTTTCGCCGGCCCGGACACCATGGTCGATTTCGAGGAATACTTCCGCTTCATCGGCGCCGCCGCTATGCGGGAGCGGGAGAAGTTGTTTTTTGAGAAGGGAGAGTAA